The following coding sequences lie in one Chelatococcus sp. YT9 genomic window:
- a CDS encoding sugar ABC transporter permease produces MAKAQQPLLYVFLAIPVLYLVALVGFPVFYNLVMSVQEVNLGNISSLVRPFIGLENYRAVIADPSFQKVFVNSILFVGVNVIAQLVIGLAVALFFSREFPGAGLLRGLLLAAWMLPALVVGALWKWIFATEYGLANAALTSLGIIDAGIHWLSDPRVALTSVTIANIWFGMPFSMILIAAALIAIPRELYEAAALDGAGAVARFRYITLPSLTATLLAVACLVTIYTMRAFDLIFAMTQGGPLDASNVLPLLSYQFSFQQFKFGIGSAIGTFSFVIVFAVALLYVRTLKKEALS; encoded by the coding sequence ATGGCTAAGGCTCAACAGCCTCTTCTTTATGTATTCCTGGCCATACCCGTCCTCTATCTCGTCGCGCTCGTCGGTTTTCCAGTGTTCTACAACCTGGTGATGAGCGTTCAGGAGGTGAATCTGGGCAATATCTCGTCGCTTGTCCGCCCCTTCATCGGTCTTGAGAACTACCGCGCGGTTATTGCAGACCCGTCTTTCCAGAAAGTTTTCGTCAATTCCATTCTTTTCGTCGGCGTCAACGTCATCGCGCAACTCGTGATCGGGTTAGCGGTCGCCTTGTTTTTCTCAAGGGAGTTTCCGGGCGCGGGTCTTCTCCGCGGCCTACTGCTCGCGGCATGGATGCTGCCCGCCCTGGTGGTCGGCGCCTTGTGGAAATGGATTTTCGCCACAGAATATGGCCTTGCTAACGCGGCCTTGACGTCGCTCGGCATCATCGATGCTGGCATCCACTGGCTGTCGGATCCGCGTGTTGCCCTGACGTCGGTTACGATCGCCAACATCTGGTTCGGCATGCCTTTCAGCATGATCCTGATTGCCGCGGCGCTGATCGCTATTCCGCGGGAACTCTATGAAGCGGCAGCGCTCGATGGCGCCGGTGCCGTCGCACGGTTTCGCTACATCACCTTGCCGAGCCTCACCGCCACTCTCCTGGCTGTCGCGTGTCTCGTCACCATCTATACCATGCGAGCGTTCGATCTTATCTTTGCGATGACGCAGGGCGGGCCACTTGACGCGAGCAATGTGCTTCCGCTTCTCTCCTATCAATTCTCCTTCCAGCAGTTCAAATTCGGCATTGGCTCAGCCATCGGCACGTTCTCCTTCGTCATCGTCTTTGCCGTCGCGCTCCTATACGTGCGCACTCTGAAGAAGGAGGCTCTGTCGTGA
- a CDS encoding Gfo/Idh/MocA family oxidoreductase, which yields MTKKVIHVGVGLFGSRWCTTWLAPNIADDTVEVIAVVDIDPKAVEYGRRVLNLPPERAYTDPHAAFANHAKEADFCTVVVPPNHHEAVVDLAIEFGIDILSEKPIADSMEASARIARKVKAAGRRMAVTMSHRFDQDKTTLRQIVRSGQIGRVNNISCRYFADMREHMGWGALFRHTMIDPLMIEGAVHHLDLVADLAGAQCETLTASTWKPDWAEYAGDTDGIVMMTFTNGVRGVYEGSSSAAVGLNDWTKEYIRVDGELGTAILNSREIEVFTRSDLKRQRCREGQGQKIQLMTQNKWLNTWLIEKFCTWLDGGPEMETNVADNLHAAALIFAGIESARRGQTINVQEYIRSFG from the coding sequence ATGACGAAGAAGGTCATTCACGTTGGCGTCGGCCTTTTCGGGAGCCGCTGGTGCACCACATGGCTGGCCCCGAACATCGCCGATGACACAGTGGAGGTAATCGCGGTCGTCGATATCGACCCCAAGGCGGTCGAATACGGACGCAGAGTACTGAACTTGCCGCCGGAGCGGGCTTACACCGATCCGCATGCAGCCTTTGCTAATCATGCGAAGGAGGCGGACTTCTGCACCGTCGTCGTGCCCCCGAACCACCACGAGGCTGTCGTCGATCTCGCGATTGAATTCGGCATCGATATTCTTTCGGAAAAGCCGATTGCGGATAGCATGGAAGCCTCGGCCCGCATTGCGCGCAAGGTCAAGGCGGCCGGCCGCAGGATGGCCGTGACCATGAGTCATCGCTTCGACCAGGACAAGACCACGCTACGGCAGATCGTACGGTCTGGCCAGATCGGCCGAGTCAACAATATCAGTTGCCGCTATTTCGCGGATATGCGCGAGCACATGGGCTGGGGCGCCCTGTTCCGGCACACCATGATTGATCCGCTGATGATCGAGGGTGCGGTGCACCATCTCGATCTCGTCGCCGACCTCGCCGGCGCCCAGTGCGAGACGTTGACGGCCAGCACCTGGAAACCGGACTGGGCGGAATATGCGGGTGACACCGACGGTATCGTGATGATGACCTTCACCAACGGCGTGCGCGGTGTCTATGAAGGATCGTCGTCCGCCGCCGTCGGCCTCAATGACTGGACCAAGGAATACATCCGCGTCGACGGGGAGCTTGGCACCGCGATCCTGAACAGCCGCGAGATCGAAGTCTTCACACGCAGCGATCTCAAGCGCCAGCGTTGCCGCGAAGGGCAAGGCCAGAAGATTCAGCTCATGACTCAGAACAAATGGCTCAACACCTGGCTCATCGAAAAGTTCTGCACGTGGCTTGACGGCGGCCCGGAGATGGAGACGAATGTTGCGGACAATCTCCATGCCGCGGCGCTGATCTTTGCCGGCATCGAAAGTGCGCGGCGCGGGCAGACGATCAACGTTCAAGAGTATATCCGTTCATTCGGGTGA
- a CDS encoding GntR family transcriptional regulator, translated as MTGVAEAVSEPLSTRSNERSAQVAYTKIKQRILDNDYAPGIAVLEQVLANDLGLSRTPIREALVRLAQEGLVEVVPRHGMRVLPLSPQDMREIYEIMISLEMTATELLARRRPSQGEIEPLVRACDDMEVAMARDDLNEWAKADERFHLSLVELCGNKRLATMVMGVWEQSHRARMFTLRLRPKPVDSTREHREVVNAILRGDSDDARQLYKDHREKAAAGMVSIIEQYGLTRL; from the coding sequence ATGACAGGCGTAGCCGAGGCAGTATCCGAGCCGTTGTCGACGCGTTCCAACGAGCGCTCGGCTCAGGTTGCATACACAAAGATCAAGCAGCGCATCCTCGACAACGACTATGCGCCTGGTATTGCTGTTCTTGAACAGGTTCTTGCGAACGACCTGGGCCTTTCGAGAACGCCGATACGCGAGGCGCTTGTTCGGCTTGCGCAGGAGGGTCTTGTTGAGGTTGTTCCACGCCACGGGATGCGCGTGCTTCCTCTTTCACCGCAGGATATGCGCGAAATCTATGAGATCATGATCAGCCTGGAGATGACCGCGACCGAACTGCTTGCTCGCCGGCGGCCATCCCAGGGGGAGATTGAACCTCTGGTGCGCGCTTGCGACGACATGGAAGTCGCCATGGCCCGGGATGATCTGAACGAATGGGCGAAGGCGGACGAACGCTTCCATCTTTCCCTCGTGGAACTCTGTGGCAATAAGCGACTGGCAACCATGGTGATGGGCGTCTGGGAACAGTCACATCGCGCGCGGATGTTCACGTTGCGCCTGCGGCCGAAACCGGTCGACTCGACGAGAGAGCATCGCGAAGTGGTCAATGCGATTCTGCGCGGAGACAGCGACGACGCGAGACAACTTTATAAAGATCACCGCGAAAAAGCAGCGGCCGGCATGGTTTCGATCATTGAACAATACGGTTTGACGCGCCTTTGA
- a CDS encoding phosphoenolpyruvate hydrolase family protein yields MAKANDTGRDVAPQEGALQEALHRLRNELAVTRGARRRFLVGAAIGTGMAAQSATRGGADFLLALSAGRMRCIGEPSIAAMLPLRDSNEFVMSFAPTEILPRATVPVFFGAASFDPRLDLDALIERIAASGFGGVANFPTAVLIDGAYRSLLEQSGVGFKRELDLLRRAKTRGLATLAYIQNEAEAAEAASAGIEMVNIDLGWNVGGVLGASSDLKIEEAALIANRIAQRVRTISPGTRCVVEGGPIVSPRQLEEFCQIAEVDGYIGGSTIDRVPSEAAIEVVTAAFKAIGVLRQTVKGMEHDRSKRRFPLALWGHSRAAEDARAMFAHLTGTDHPIVLVGEPGSGRRDVARALHNAGPRKARDLVAIQCANQPAERLQLDLFGCMAGAHPTISKTRLGWLEIAHGSSLMLDDVDTLPREIQSLIIEAVESGRFWRMGGDSSILLNVRCLGISGRDLRSSTDHEVDRRFAEWLGCFTITLPPLRERLEDLPTLIEEALRAIERRHSSLRKSLDASAFRILADHPWPGNLRELTAVLEHAVLAASGDVITEDHLPQLSAHRVSIGSFKSEMDWILHGLRENRFRKGRAAAYLGISRKTLYNKMRAYGLLAAGGER; encoded by the coding sequence ATGGCCAAGGCCAACGATACCGGCCGGGACGTGGCACCTCAGGAGGGCGCGCTGCAGGAAGCCCTGCATCGGTTGAGGAATGAACTAGCGGTGACCCGGGGGGCGCGACGCCGCTTTCTCGTCGGCGCGGCGATAGGCACCGGCATGGCGGCGCAATCGGCCACGCGCGGTGGAGCGGATTTTCTCCTTGCCCTGTCCGCGGGGCGGATGCGTTGCATCGGCGAGCCCTCCATTGCCGCCATGCTCCCTCTGCGCGACAGCAATGAATTTGTGATGAGCTTCGCACCAACGGAGATCCTGCCGCGGGCGACTGTCCCTGTCTTCTTTGGCGCCGCATCTTTTGACCCGCGCCTTGACCTCGATGCCCTCATCGAGCGGATAGCGGCGAGCGGCTTCGGCGGTGTTGCCAACTTTCCAACTGCGGTGCTGATCGATGGCGCCTATCGTTCGCTCCTCGAACAGAGCGGCGTCGGTTTCAAGCGGGAACTGGACCTGCTGCGCCGGGCGAAGACGCGGGGGCTTGCGACTCTTGCTTATATCCAGAACGAAGCGGAAGCGGCTGAGGCGGCCTCCGCAGGGATCGAAATGGTCAATATTGATCTCGGGTGGAATGTTGGCGGAGTTCTTGGCGCGAGTTCCGATCTCAAAATCGAGGAAGCCGCTCTCATCGCCAACCGAATCGCGCAACGCGTACGGACGATATCACCGGGCACGCGCTGCGTTGTTGAGGGCGGACCTATCGTCAGCCCGCGACAGCTTGAGGAGTTCTGCCAAATCGCCGAGGTGGATGGCTATATAGGGGGATCGACCATTGATCGTGTGCCCTCCGAAGCGGCCATCGAAGTCGTCACCGCGGCGTTCAAGGCAATCGGCGTCCTGCGTCAGACGGTAAAAGGCATGGAACACGACCGCAGCAAGCGGCGCTTCCCGCTCGCGCTATGGGGGCATTCCCGGGCGGCGGAGGACGCACGTGCCATGTTCGCTCACCTCACGGGCACTGATCATCCCATCGTTCTTGTCGGGGAGCCGGGATCCGGCCGTAGAGACGTGGCGCGGGCGCTGCATAACGCCGGGCCTCGCAAGGCGCGCGATCTTGTCGCCATCCAATGCGCCAATCAACCAGCCGAGCGCTTGCAGCTCGACTTGTTCGGCTGCATGGCGGGGGCACATCCCACAATCAGCAAGACCCGGCTTGGCTGGCTGGAGATAGCCCATGGCTCGTCGCTCATGCTCGACGATGTCGATACGCTCCCGCGCGAGATCCAGTCCTTGATCATCGAGGCGGTGGAAAGCGGGCGCTTCTGGCGCATGGGCGGGGACAGCTCGATCCTTCTTAATGTACGCTGCCTCGGTATCTCCGGGCGCGATCTCCGAAGTTCGACAGATCATGAGGTTGATCGACGCTTTGCCGAATGGTTGGGTTGTTTCACCATAACCTTGCCACCCTTGCGCGAACGGCTTGAGGATCTTCCCACACTGATCGAGGAGGCTTTACGCGCGATCGAACGCCGACATTCCAGCCTACGGAAGAGCCTAGACGCCTCCGCGTTCCGGATTCTCGCGGACCACCCCTGGCCTGGGAATCTGCGCGAGCTCACTGCGGTTCTGGAGCACGCGGTGCTCGCTGCGTCCGGTGACGTGATCACCGAAGATCACCTTCCGCAGCTCAGTGCCCACCGCGTTTCCATCGGCAGTTTCAAATCGGAAATGGATTGGATCCTGCACGGCCTTAGGGAAAACCGGTTCCGGAAAGGCCGCGCCGCCGCTTATCTCGGCATTTCGCGCAAGACGCTCTACAACAAGATGAGGGCTTACGGCCTTCTTGCTGCCGGCGGTGAGCGCTGA
- a CDS encoding carbohydrate ABC transporter permease, whose amino-acid sequence MSARVATAPRIGWPYTLIAICGVAVYLFPIYWMFTSGLKTSAEIFANPPTLVPQRPTLDAFAHVFARENVVRYLRNSIAIAVPVTVLTLVMGAMGAYAMSRLRNRIVDAALITVLVLQVFPEALLATPMFIIFRTLDILNTFSAVILATTSKTLAFALVVLRPMFRQVPIELEEASRVDGCSNWQTFWRIVLPLMRTPLIVVGTLAFVQAYGQFVYALTLMSDQELQPATVGIYSFVGAEYADWHRVMAFSSVFVAPIIILFLLMQRKIVAGLTAGALK is encoded by the coding sequence GTGAGCGCTCGCGTCGCCACTGCGCCCCGTATCGGCTGGCCCTATACGTTGATCGCGATCTGCGGCGTTGCCGTCTATCTTTTCCCGATTTACTGGATGTTCACCTCGGGCCTTAAGACATCAGCGGAGATTTTTGCGAATCCTCCGACCCTTGTTCCGCAAAGACCAACACTCGACGCCTTTGCCCACGTCTTCGCGCGGGAAAATGTTGTCCGGTACCTTCGCAACAGCATCGCCATCGCGGTCCCCGTCACCGTTCTGACACTTGTGATGGGCGCGATGGGCGCCTATGCGATGAGCCGTCTCCGCAACCGGATCGTCGACGCCGCGCTGATCACTGTTCTCGTTCTGCAAGTATTTCCCGAGGCACTTCTTGCGACGCCGATGTTCATCATCTTCCGGACGCTGGACATACTCAATACATTTTCGGCCGTGATCCTGGCGACGACCTCGAAGACGCTCGCCTTCGCGCTCGTTGTGTTGCGTCCCATGTTCAGGCAGGTGCCGATCGAACTGGAGGAAGCCTCTCGCGTCGATGGTTGCAGTAATTGGCAGACGTTCTGGCGCATCGTGCTGCCTCTCATGCGCACGCCGCTTATTGTCGTTGGCACGCTGGCGTTCGTGCAGGCCTATGGCCAGTTCGTTTATGCGCTGACCCTGATGAGCGATCAGGAGCTGCAGCCCGCGACAGTCGGCATTTACAGCTTCGTCGGAGCCGAATACGCGGATTGGCATCGTGTGATGGCTTTTTCCTCCGTTTTCGTCGCCCCAATCATCATCCTTTTCCTCCTCATGCAGCGGAAAATCGTTGCCGGCCTCACCGCCGGCGCGCTGAAATGA
- a CDS encoding ABC transporter substrate-binding protein, whose product MSSKRLSMRLLAVAAAVSLASTAAMAAPKTVTLWHVFNLDTDMIHGGIEAFNKAQDEYRIEARVVPATSMVTELIKATATGSVPDLATLDNPVVASFSGQGTLTDLSPLVAKSEVVKPEIYFQGPWASAQWQGKTYGVPRDANTLALYYNADMFRAKGLDPDKPPRTWSELRAAAEKLRDPAKNVYGFGFSAIQAEEGVFQFLPFLTQAGGSIDKLDQPEAAAALDFLVEMMKAGIISKDVINQRQYEVANTFMAGNTAIAFGGPWELPRMEREAKFDWRLTLLPVKDDKNIAASALGGYVFVVPKGAKQPEGAFKFIEFMSNPKILNEGWKTGRLAPRTDVKVENPQWPQAYGIYLEQMQSAKARGPHPQWPDISKALQTAIQEALTGAKPSAQALQEAAKKIQPILAKTPL is encoded by the coding sequence ATGAGCTCAAAACGATTGTCCATGCGGCTGCTGGCTGTTGCCGCCGCCGTTTCGCTTGCCTCAACCGCGGCCATGGCAGCGCCTAAGACGGTCACTTTATGGCATGTGTTCAATCTCGACACCGACATGATCCATGGCGGCATCGAAGCCTTCAACAAGGCTCAGGACGAATATCGCATTGAGGCGCGCGTGGTGCCTGCGACTTCGATGGTCACGGAACTGATCAAGGCGACGGCCACCGGCTCGGTGCCGGATCTCGCGACCCTCGACAATCCGGTCGTCGCGAGCTTCTCCGGCCAGGGAACCCTGACCGACCTGTCGCCGCTGGTCGCGAAGTCCGAGGTGGTGAAGCCTGAGATCTACTTCCAAGGGCCGTGGGCGTCGGCCCAGTGGCAAGGAAAGACCTATGGTGTGCCGCGCGACGCCAACACGCTGGCGCTCTACTACAATGCCGACATGTTCCGGGCGAAGGGCCTTGATCCGGACAAACCGCCCCGCACCTGGTCGGAACTGCGCGCTGCAGCCGAGAAGCTGAGGGACCCGGCCAAGAATGTCTATGGCTTCGGCTTCAGCGCCATTCAGGCCGAGGAGGGTGTCTTCCAGTTCTTACCGTTCCTAACCCAGGCGGGGGGATCGATCGACAAGCTCGACCAGCCCGAGGCAGCTGCTGCGCTCGATTTCCTTGTCGAGATGATGAAAGCCGGCATCATCTCCAAGGATGTCATCAACCAGCGCCAGTATGAGGTTGCCAACACATTCATGGCCGGCAATACCGCGATCGCCTTCGGCGGCCCGTGGGAATTGCCGCGCATGGAGCGGGAAGCGAAGTTCGACTGGCGGCTGACTCTGTTGCCGGTGAAGGATGACAAGAACATCGCCGCCTCGGCTCTCGGCGGCTATGTCTTCGTCGTGCCGAAGGGCGCCAAGCAACCTGAGGGCGCGTTCAAGTTCATCGAATTCATGTCGAACCCGAAGATCCTGAACGAGGGCTGGAAGACGGGGCGTCTGGCCCCACGTACCGATGTGAAGGTCGAGAACCCGCAGTGGCCGCAAGCCTACGGCATCTATCTCGAGCAGATGCAGTCGGCCAAAGCGCGTGGACCCCATCCGCAATGGCCTGACATCTCCAAGGCGCTCCAGACGGCGATCCAGGAGGCTTTAACCGGTGCCAAGCCCTCGGCGCAGGCCTTGCAGGAAGCCGCGAAGAAGATCCAACCGATTCTCGCGAAGACGCCTCTCTGA
- a CDS encoding phosphoenolpyruvate hydrolase family protein: MAVDRQDLLARFQAMIARGEPIIGGGAGTGLSAKCEEAGGIDLIVIYNSGRYRMAGRGSLAGVLAYGNANEIVVDMAREVLPVVRHTPVLAGVNGTDPFCHFDSFLDHLKAIGFAGVQNFPTVGLIDGVFRANLEETGMSYDLEVDLIRLAHAKNMLTTPYVFNEDDARAMTEAGADIIVAHMGLTTGGAIGAETALTLDDCILRIATIASAGRAIRSDVIVLCHGGPISTPEDARYVLDRCPSCHGFYGASSMERLPSEIALTEQTRSFKTIRRRAATGPRDPRTN, from the coding sequence ATGGCCGTTGACAGACAAGACCTCCTCGCCCGCTTTCAGGCCATGATCGCGCGGGGCGAACCCATCATCGGCGGTGGCGCGGGCACGGGTCTGTCGGCCAAATGCGAGGAAGCCGGCGGCATCGACCTCATCGTCATCTACAATTCAGGCCGCTACCGGATGGCGGGCCGTGGGTCTCTCGCCGGCGTGCTTGCCTATGGCAACGCCAACGAGATCGTCGTTGACATGGCTCGCGAGGTCCTGCCGGTCGTGCGGCACACGCCCGTTCTCGCGGGTGTGAACGGGACCGACCCGTTCTGCCATTTCGACAGTTTTCTCGACCATCTGAAAGCGATCGGCTTCGCCGGGGTGCAGAACTTCCCGACCGTCGGCCTGATCGATGGGGTGTTTCGCGCCAATCTGGAAGAGACCGGCATGAGCTACGATCTGGAGGTCGATCTCATCCGGCTCGCCCATGCCAAGAACATGCTGACGACGCCCTATGTCTTCAACGAGGATGACGCCCGTGCCATGACCGAAGCGGGCGCCGACATCATCGTCGCGCATATGGGCCTTACGACAGGAGGCGCGATCGGCGCCGAGACAGCGCTGACCCTCGACGATTGCATCCTGCGGATCGCCACAATCGCGTCCGCCGGGCGCGCCATCCGCAGCGATGTCATCGTACTCTGCCACGGCGGTCCGATTTCGACGCCCGAGGACGCGCGCTATGTGCTCGACCGGTGCCCGAGCTGCCATGGCTTTTATGGCGCCAGCAGCATGGAGCGCCTGCCATCGGAAATCGCTCTCACCGAGCAGACACGAAGCTTCAAGACGATCCGCCGCCGCGCGGCGACAGGTCCTAGAGATCCTCGGACGAACTGA
- a CDS encoding Tm-1-like ATP-binding domain-containing protein translates to MSSRVYVAGTADTKGEELVYIRDLIRAEGVVAVIADLATLPHDGVADISAREIASHHPGGVDAVFTGDRGSAVAAMTEAFRLFLAGRDDVAGTIGIGGSGGTALVAPAFRTLPIGTPKLIVSSVASGQVAGYVGPSDIAMMYSVTDIAGLNRISRVVLANAAHAVAGMVRHRLDRGDEGDVKPAVGVTMFGVTTPCVTAVTERLAARYDCLVFHATGTGGQSMEKLADSGLLSAVADLTTTEVCDKLMGGIFPCTNDRFGAIARSRVPYVGSCGALDMVNFGAPETVPDRYMGRLFYHHNPQVTLMRTTAEENALMGQWIGERLNLCEGEVRFLLPEGGVSLLDAPGQAFHDPEADAALFDALERTVKQSRRRRLLRVPYAINDGKFADAVVEQLDDSVRSASYGR, encoded by the coding sequence GTGAGCTCGCGTGTCTATGTGGCCGGCACCGCCGACACCAAGGGCGAGGAACTCGTCTATATCCGCGACCTCATCCGTGCGGAGGGCGTGGTGGCCGTCATTGCCGATCTCGCCACCCTGCCGCATGACGGTGTCGCCGATATCTCCGCCCGCGAGATCGCCAGCCATCACCCGGGCGGAGTTGACGCGGTCTTCACCGGCGATCGCGGTTCCGCGGTCGCCGCCATGACGGAGGCGTTCAGGCTTTTTCTTGCTGGACGCGATGATGTCGCCGGCACCATCGGGATCGGCGGTTCCGGGGGCACGGCTCTCGTCGCACCGGCGTTCCGGACGCTGCCGATCGGCACTCCGAAGCTGATCGTTTCGTCGGTGGCCTCCGGTCAGGTCGCCGGCTATGTCGGGCCGAGCGACATCGCGATGATGTATTCAGTGACGGACATTGCCGGCCTCAATCGCATCTCGCGGGTCGTCCTTGCCAATGCCGCCCACGCGGTTGCGGGCATGGTGCGCCATCGCCTGGATCGCGGCGACGAGGGGGACGTGAAGCCGGCCGTCGGCGTCACGATGTTCGGGGTCACCACACCCTGTGTGACTGCCGTGACGGAGCGTCTTGCCGCGCGGTACGATTGTCTTGTGTTTCACGCTACAGGCACGGGCGGGCAGTCGATGGAGAAGCTCGCCGACTCAGGGCTTCTCTCGGCCGTGGCCGATCTCACCACAACCGAGGTCTGCGATAAGCTGATGGGTGGGATTTTTCCCTGCACGAACGATCGTTTCGGTGCGATCGCGCGGTCGCGAGTGCCCTATGTCGGGTCCTGCGGCGCGCTTGACATGGTGAATTTCGGCGCACCCGAGACGGTGCCGGATCGCTATATGGGTCGGCTGTTCTATCACCATAATCCGCAAGTCACGCTGATGCGTACCACGGCAGAGGAAAACGCCCTCATGGGGCAGTGGATCGGCGAACGGCTCAACCTCTGTGAAGGCGAAGTCAGGTTCCTGCTGCCGGAGGGAGGGGTTTCCCTGCTCGATGCGCCGGGCCAGGCCTTCCATGATCCTGAAGCGGATGCTGCGCTGTTCGATGCGCTTGAGCGCACGGTGAAGCAGAGCAGGCGGCGGAGGCTGCTGCGCGTTCCCTATGCCATCAATGATGGGAAATTTGCCGACGCCGTTGTTGAACAGCTCGACGATTCAGTCCGGAGTGCCAGCTATGGCCGTTGA
- a CDS encoding SRPBCC family protein: protein MAKVYVSGIIDAPVDQVWDYARDYNGHGEWHPLIAKSEVEDGKPSDQVGCVRNFTTTTGGHLRERLLSFSDLDRSFTYSILVSPMPIENYVATFAVKPITEGNKTFVEWYATFDVGPDDEARIRQQVGRDTFGAGIVALEKAVKAR, encoded by the coding sequence ATGGCCAAAGTTTATGTGAGCGGAATCATCGACGCGCCCGTCGATCAGGTCTGGGACTATGCGCGGGACTACAACGGCCATGGCGAGTGGCACCCCTTGATCGCGAAAAGCGAGGTCGAGGACGGCAAGCCCAGCGATCAGGTCGGCTGCGTCCGCAATTTCACCACGACGACCGGCGGCCACCTGCGCGAGCGCCTTTTGTCCTTTTCCGATCTCGATCGCAGCTTCACCTACAGCATTCTCGTCTCGCCCATGCCGATCGAGAACTATGTCGCGACCTTCGCGGTGAAGCCGATCACCGAGGGCAACAAGACCTTCGTGGAATGGTACGCGACCTTCGATGTCGGCCCGGACGACGAGGCGCGCATCCGCCAGCAGGTCGGGCGGGATACCTTTGGCGCGGGCATCGTAGCCTTGGAGAAAGCCGTGAAGGCGCGGTAG
- a CDS encoding cupin domain-containing protein, with translation MPVYRHDEAPPNWCELRAFEIIDLRAGDAVSRSQSHAKTRVLCTTGTTQIFAGGGSLILKEGQFVDLNLIGGEKAWQAKPGSPAAQIVTLAGSWGEDLGGCGIFRVTEDPAATNAGDPVDYPKRTRIDSHYHDCDEYWILLEGRATVVVSGQAMDMSAGDCVSIGMGHHHDMPLAPEPIKAVFFETTLQRDKRIGHLWNHTHGIAQPHPERI, from the coding sequence ATGCCCGTCTACCGCCATGATGAAGCCCCGCCAAACTGGTGCGAACTCAGGGCCTTCGAGATCATTGACCTGCGAGCCGGGGACGCGGTGTCGCGCAGCCAAAGCCATGCCAAGACACGTGTGCTTTGCACTACCGGCACGACACAGATCTTCGCAGGCGGAGGCTCCCTCATTCTGAAGGAGGGACAATTCGTCGACCTCAATCTCATCGGCGGTGAAAAGGCCTGGCAGGCCAAGCCCGGATCGCCCGCAGCCCAGATTGTCACGCTCGCCGGCAGTTGGGGCGAGGACCTCGGCGGATGCGGCATCTTCCGGGTGACGGAGGACCCGGCTGCGACCAATGCAGGTGACCCTGTTGATTATCCCAAGAGGACGCGGATCGATTCGCATTATCACGACTGCGACGAATACTGGATCCTTCTGGAGGGCCGCGCGACAGTGGTTGTCAGCGGGCAGGCCATGGACATGAGCGCCGGCGATTGCGTCAGCATCGGCATGGGCCATCACCACGACATGCCGCTGGCGCCCGAACCGATAAAGGCGGTGTTCTTCGAAACGACGCTTCAGCGCGACAAGCGCATCGGCCATCTGTGGAACCACACGCACGGCATCGCCCAGCCGCATCCGGAGAGAATTTGA
- a CDS encoding ThuA domain-containing protein gives MRVTIWNEFRHEKANPAVAAIYPQGIHSALEAGLARHDLGAIRTTTLDEPSQGLPDELLEQTDVLVWWGHRHHDEVSDDTATRVCARVHAGMGLVVLHSGHFSKVFKRLMGTPCTLKWRADGEREHIWTVDPSHPIATGIPAHFTLEREEMYGEPFAVPTPDEIVFLGWFKGGEAFRSGCCYKRGLGRIFYFQPGHETFPTYHDPTIIHVIANGIRWAAPVAMMENLFVNERVQPTEAIP, from the coding sequence ATGCGTGTGACGATCTGGAACGAATTCCGCCACGAGAAAGCCAATCCGGCCGTGGCGGCCATCTATCCGCAGGGCATTCATAGCGCCCTTGAAGCCGGGCTGGCGCGGCACGACCTTGGTGCGATCCGTACCACCACTCTCGATGAGCCATCGCAAGGGCTGCCCGACGAACTGCTCGAGCAGACGGACGTGCTCGTCTGGTGGGGGCATCGCCATCATGATGAGGTGAGTGATGACACGGCGACGCGGGTCTGCGCTCGCGTTCATGCCGGCATGGGCCTCGTCGTCCTGCATTCCGGACATTTTTCTAAGGTTTTCAAGCGGCTGATGGGTACGCCTTGCACCCTCAAATGGCGGGCTGACGGGGAGCGCGAGCACATCTGGACCGTCGATCCGTCCCATCCGATCGCGACGGGAATTCCTGCCCATTTCACGCTGGAGCGGGAGGAAATGTATGGCGAGCCGTTTGCCGTGCCGACGCCGGACGAGATCGTCTTTCTCGGCTGGTTCAAAGGCGGGGAGGCGTTCCGCAGCGGCTGCTGCTATAAGCGGGGCCTCGGCCGCATCTTCTATTTCCAGCCGGGACACGAGACCTTTCCAACTTATCACGATCCGACAATTATCCATGTGATCGCCAACGGCATCCGTTGGGCCGCGCCAGTGGCCATGATGGAAAACCTCTTCGTGAACGAGCGCGTTCAACCGACGGAGGCGATCCCGTGA